The genomic stretch GGACAGGGCCACGGCCCGATCCAGCATTTCGCGCAGCTCTGGGGCGGCTCAGCCGCGCAATGAATCAGCTCTGGGGCGACTCGTGGGGTCCGCCGGCGTGCTTGGCGATGTCCTCCCACTTCCAGGTGGTCCCCATCGCGTCATCGGAGGGGAACCATGCCCCGGTCGTCGCCCGATCCGGAGGAGTCGGCCCGGTGGCCCCCTGGCCGGAGACCGGCGCCTGATCCTTCAGCGCAGTCACCCGGTCCCGGATGGAGGCCATCTGCGCATCCAGTTCGGCGGCCTTCACGGCGGCGTCGCGGAGCTCATCGAGGATGTCCCCAGGGACCTCGCCGTCGTAGGTGTAGTAGATCTTGTGCTCCAGAGAAGCCCAGAAGTCCATCGCAACAGTGCGGATCTGGACCTCCACGTAGACGAACTCGGTGCGGTTGGAGAGGTAGACCGGGACCTGGACGATCACATGCAGGCTCTGGTACCCGTTGAGCTTGGGGTTGCGGATGTAGTCCTTGACCTCGACCACCCGCAGATCCGGCTGGCTGCAGAGCATCTCCGCGACCCAGTAGGCATCGGAGACGAAGGAGCAGGTGATCCTGATTCCTGCGATGTCTCGGATGGAGTGCCGGATGCTCTCCAGTGTGGGTTCGCAGCCATAGCGCTGCACCTTGTCCAGGATCCGGTCCAGGGACTTCAGCCGGTAGTTCACATGCTCGATGGGGGAGTAGTCGCGGGTGTGTTCGAACTCCTCCCGCAGCACGTTGATCTTGGTCAGCACCTCATCCATGCCGAACTTATAGTGCAGCTGGAACTCGGTGAGCTGACGCCGGATGTCGACCATCCGGACCGCCACCCCGTCGTTCTCCTCCCCGGCGCTGCTGTGCAGCTCTGAGAGCAGCTGCCGGTAGACCTCGGACTCGCTGCGCTGTGGCTTCTTCTCCGCAGGCGCCTGCGGGGCCAGATCCTTCCCGGGCGGCACCCGGAGCCTGGTGTTCAGCGAGACCTCGTCCGGGGCTTCAACGGGCAGAAACTGACTGTCTGTGGCAGGAGCGCGTCCAGCGGACATGGGGGAAGTTCTCCTCTGGGGTCTCAGGATCTCACCACGGTGAGTCGTCGGTCACGGGACCGGTGCTTCGATTCTCGACCCTAAACGCACTGGCTGTGAAGTCCCTCGAAGGCATGCCGGTGCGCGGTGGGTCTGCCCGCCGGATAGGCTGGACGCCGCAGCTCGGGCCCCAGAGGCTGCAGGGGAGACCTCAACCACAACATCTGGTGAAAACCCGAGGACCCAGACGCAACATCTTCTTCTCTGGGGCATCAGACACGCCGAGACACGCGCCGCTCACAGAAACTTCTTCTTGGGAGTATCGGACTCCACAGCTGTGGAGGAACGCCCAGTATGGGTGTCGGTTCCGCGTCATTGCAGGGGAGTCGCGGTCCACAGGTCCTGTGGAGAGCCGGTGGAGAACTACACCGGTGCAAGTACATCATCTAGTGGCTGCTGATATCTGCAGACCCAAGATGTAGTATTGAGGCATAGCCAAAACGTCACGTTCGAATCGGGGAGTCCCATGTCTGTCACTGTCTACACCAAGCCCGCCTGCGTCCAGTGCAACGCCACTTACCGCGCCCTGGACAAGAACGGCGTGACCTACGAGACCGTCGACATCACCCAGGATCCTGAGGCCCTGGAGCGGCTGCGCGGCCTGGGCTACATGCAGGCCCCCGTGGTCATCACCGAGGCCGATCACTGGTCCGGATTCCGTCCCGACAAGATCTCCGAGCTGGCCGTACAGCACGCTGCGATCAGCTCGGTCGCCTGATGCAGCCGTGAACACCAGCGCACGGCTGATCTACTTCTCCTCGGTGTCGAACAACACGCACCGCTTCGTGGAGAAGCTTCAGCGCGGGGCGGGGGAGGTCGCAAGGCTCCCACTGCGCACCAAGGATGAGACCCTGGCCGCGGAGCGCCCCTTCGTCTTGGTGCTTCCGTCCTACGGAGCCGACGCGGGCGAAGGCTCGGTGCCGAAACAGGTCATCAAGTTCCTCAATGTCGAATCCAACAGGAACCTGCTGCGCGGAGTGATCGGCGCGGGCAACACGAATTTTCACGAGAGCTACTGCATCGCCGGGGACATCGTCGCCGCCAAGTGCCGAGTCCCTCACCTCTACAGATTCGAACTGATGGGCACCGCAGAAGACGTGGCCACAGTCGAATCGGGATTGGAAGAGTTTTGGAAACAGCAACCAAGCCATTGAACGCGGCGAGCACCGCACAGACCCAGCAGGGCGGGGCCTCCATGGACGCACCGCTGGCCAAAGTCATGCCCGCCCAGTGGCAGGGCCTGAGCTACCACGAGCTCAACGCGATGCTCAACCTCTACGGCCCCGACGGTGAGATCCAGTTCGAGGCCGATCAGCTCGCGGCGCGGCAGTACTTCCTGGACCACGTGAACACCAACACGGTCTTCTTCCACAACCTGGAGGAGAAGCTCGGCTACCTGGTCAAGAACGACTACTACGAGCCAGAGACGCTCGAGCAGTACTCCCAGGAGTTCATCAGCGCCATCTTCGACCGCGCCTACGCCGCGAAGTTCCGCTTCCCGACCTTCCTCGGTGCCTTCAAGTTCTACACCTCCTACGCGCTGAAGACCTTCGACGGCGATCGCTACCTGGAGCGCTACGAGGACCGGGTCACCATGGTCGCGCTGCACCTGGCCCGCGGCGACGAGCAGCTGGCGATCAAGATGGTCGATGAGATGATCTCCGGCCGGTTCCAGCCCGCGACCCCGACCTTCCTGAACTCCGGGAAGAAGCAGCGCGGCGAGCTGGTCTCCTGCTTCCTGCTGCGCATCGAGGACAACATGGAGTCCATCGCGCGCGCCATCAACTCCTCGCTTCAGCTCTCCAAGCGCGGGGGAGGCGTGGCGCTCTCGCTGACCAACATCCGGGAGAACGGCGCCCCGATCAAGCACATCCAGAACCAGTCCTCCGGGGTGATCCCGGTGATGAAGCTGCTGGAAGACTCCTTCTCCTACGCCAACCAGCTCGGAGCACGCCAGGGCGCCGGCGCGGTGTACCTCAACGCTCACCACCCGGACATCTTCCGGTTCCTCGACACCAAGCGGGAGAACGCGGACGAGAAGATCCGGATCAAGACGCTCTCGCTCGGCGTCGTCGTCCCGGACATCACTTTCGAGCTCGCCAAGAAGAACGAGCCGATGTACCTGTTCAGCCCCTATGACGTCCAGCGCGTCTATGGCAAGGCGTTCAGCGAGATCTCTGTGACCGAGAAGTACCACGAGATGGTCGACGACGCGCGGATCCGCAAGACCAAGATCAACGCCCGTGAGTTCTTCCAGACCCTGGCCGAGATCCAGTTCGAGTCCGGCTACCCGTACGTGATGTTCGAAGACACGGTCAACCGTGCGAACCCGATCGCAGGGCGGATCTCCATGTCCAACCTGTGCTCGGAGATCCTGCAGGTCTCAGAGCCCAGCGAGTTCGCCGACGA from Nesterenkonia sandarakina encodes the following:
- a CDS encoding GTP pyrophosphokinase, encoding MSAGRAPATDSQFLPVEAPDEVSLNTRLRVPPGKDLAPQAPAEKKPQRSESEVYRQLLSELHSSAGEENDGVAVRMVDIRRQLTEFQLHYKFGMDEVLTKINVLREEFEHTRDYSPIEHVNYRLKSLDRILDKVQRYGCEPTLESIRHSIRDIAGIRITCSFVSDAYWVAEMLCSQPDLRVVEVKDYIRNPKLNGYQSLHVIVQVPVYLSNRTEFVYVEVQIRTVAMDFWASLEHKIYYTYDGEVPGDILDELRDAAVKAAELDAQMASIRDRVTALKDQAPVSGQGATGPTPPDRATTGAWFPSDDAMGTTWKWEDIAKHAGGPHESPQS
- the nrdH gene encoding glutaredoxin-like protein NrdH; the protein is MSVTVYTKPACVQCNATYRALDKNGVTYETVDITQDPEALERLRGLGYMQAPVVITEADHWSGFRPDKISELAVQHAAISSVA
- the nrdE gene encoding class 1b ribonucleoside-diphosphate reductase subunit alpha; its protein translation is MDAPLAKVMPAQWQGLSYHELNAMLNLYGPDGEIQFEADQLAARQYFLDHVNTNTVFFHNLEEKLGYLVKNDYYEPETLEQYSQEFISAIFDRAYAAKFRFPTFLGAFKFYTSYALKTFDGDRYLERYEDRVTMVALHLARGDEQLAIKMVDEMISGRFQPATPTFLNSGKKQRGELVSCFLLRIEDNMESIARAINSSLQLSKRGGGVALSLTNIRENGAPIKHIQNQSSGVIPVMKLLEDSFSYANQLGARQGAGAVYLNAHHPDIFRFLDTKRENADEKIRIKTLSLGVVVPDITFELAKKNEPMYLFSPYDVQRVYGKAFSEISVTEKYHEMVDDARIRKTKINAREFFQTLAEIQFESGYPYVMFEDTVNRANPIAGRISMSNLCSEILQVSEPSEFADDLSYSEIGKDISCNLGSMNIAKAMDSPHFGQTIETAIRTLTAVSDMSYINSVPSIAEGNRRSHAIGLGQMNLHGYLARERVHYGSEEGIDFTNIYFYTVLFHALRASNQLAIETGQSFDGFENSQYASGEFFEKYTEQVWAPATEKVRELFAHVDIPSQADWRELKASVMAHGIYNQNLQAVPPTGSISYINNSTSSIHPVASKIEIRKEGKLGRVYYPAPYLTNDNLEYYQDAYEIGYEKIIDTYAAATQHVDQGLSLTLFFKDTASTRDINKAQIYAWRKGIKTLYYIRLRQLALEGTEVDGCVSCML
- the nrdI gene encoding class Ib ribonucleoside-diphosphate reductase assembly flavoprotein NrdI encodes the protein MNTSARLIYFSSVSNNTHRFVEKLQRGAGEVARLPLRTKDETLAAERPFVLVLPSYGADAGEGSVPKQVIKFLNVESNRNLLRGVIGAGNTNFHESYCIAGDIVAAKCRVPHLYRFELMGTAEDVATVESGLEEFWKQQPSH